The following coding sequences lie in one Hippopotamus amphibius kiboko isolate mHipAmp2 chromosome 17, mHipAmp2.hap2, whole genome shotgun sequence genomic window:
- the NOG gene encoding noggin, translating to MERCPSLGVTLYALVVVLGLRAAPAGGQHYLHIRPAPSDNLPLVDLIEHPDPIFDPKEKDLNETLLRSLLGGHYDPGFMATSPPEDRPGGGGVAAGGAEDLAELDQLLRQRPSGAMPSEIKGLEFSEGLAPGKKQRLSKKLRRKLQMWLWSQTFCPVLYAWNDLGSRFWPRYVKVGSCFSKRSCSVPEGMVCKPSKSVHLTVLRWRCQRRGGQRCGWIPIQYPIISECKCSC from the coding sequence ATGGAGCgctgccccagcctgggggtcaCCCTCTACGCCCTGGTGGTGGTCCTGGGGCTGCGGGCGGCACCGGCCGGCGGCCAGCACTATCTCCACATTCGCCCGGCTCCCAGCGACAACCTGCCCCTGGTGGACCTCATCGAACACCCGGACCCTATCTTTGACCCCAAGGAGAAGGATCTGAACGAGACGCTGCTGCGCTCGCTGCTCGGGGGCCACTACGACCCGGGCTTCATGGCCACCTCGCCCCCCGAGGACCGgcccggcgggggcggggtggcggCCGGAGGCGCTGAGGACCTGGCCGAGCTGGACCAGCTGCTGCGGCAGCGGCCGTCGGGGGCCATGCCGAGCGAGATCAAAGGGCTGGAGTTCTCCGAGGGCTTGGCCCCGGGCAAGAAGCAGCGCCTGAGCAAGAAACTGCGGAGGAAGTTACAGATGTGGCTGTGGTCGCAGACCTTCTGCCCGGTGCTGTACGCGTGGAACGACCTGGGCAGCCGCTTTTGGCCGCGCTACGTGAAGGTGGGCAGCTGCTTCAGCAAGCGCTCGTGCTCGGTGCCCGAGGGCATGGTGTGCAAGCCGTCCAAGTCCGTGCACCTCACGGTGCTGCGGTGGCGCTGTCAGCGGCGCGGGGGCCAGCGCTGCGGCTGGATTCCCATCCAGTACCCCATCATTTCCGAGTGCAAGTGCTCATGCTAG